A window of the Pyramidobacter porci genome harbors these coding sequences:
- a CDS encoding LysR family transcriptional regulator, giving the protein MFQYADYIYAVYRERSFSKAADKLFITQPSLSITVKKAEAELGLPIFNRQTVPVTLTPFGVEYIQALEQLRGLERRLREFVEKEGTLQSGRLAVGGSNLGMSYFVTERLADFHRRYPQIELQVRNLNTMQAKHLLDSGELDFVITNRPYDGKKYEQKVCYRECLILAVPKSFGVNETLYGKRLAPDELGDAVFSIPAARSVRLDAFARMPFLLLSNQNYLRQYTDILFRERGVDPPVVLEVEQSAESFNFARLGLGATILSNRLVQSSDCEALYFYKLDSRYAERDAFLSSRRGVYFTSAMKSFERMLLDPERSEKQFFPTCGGDVSSG; this is encoded by the coding sequence ATGTTTCAGTACGCTGACTATATCTATGCCGTTTACCGCGAACGAAGCTTCAGCAAAGCGGCGGACAAACTATTCATCACCCAGCCGTCGCTCTCGATCACCGTCAAAAAGGCGGAAGCCGAACTGGGACTGCCCATCTTCAACCGCCAGACCGTGCCCGTGACGCTGACGCCGTTCGGGGTGGAATACATTCAGGCGCTGGAACAGCTGCGCGGACTGGAGCGGCGGCTGCGCGAGTTCGTCGAGAAAGAGGGGACGCTGCAAAGCGGCCGGCTGGCGGTCGGCGGCAGCAATCTCGGCATGTCCTATTTCGTGACGGAACGGCTGGCGGATTTCCACCGCCGGTATCCGCAGATCGAGCTGCAGGTCCGCAATTTGAATACAATGCAGGCCAAGCATCTGCTCGATTCCGGCGAGCTGGATTTCGTGATCACCAACCGTCCTTACGACGGCAAGAAGTACGAGCAGAAGGTGTGCTATCGCGAGTGCCTGATCCTCGCTGTACCGAAATCGTTCGGCGTCAATGAAACGCTCTATGGCAAACGGCTTGCGCCGGACGAACTGGGCGACGCGGTCTTTTCCATCCCCGCGGCGCGGTCGGTGCGGCTTGACGCTTTCGCTCGGATGCCGTTTCTCCTTCTCAGCAATCAGAATTACCTTCGCCAATACACCGACATCCTCTTCCGCGAACGCGGCGTCGATCCGCCGGTAGTTCTCGAGGTGGAGCAGTCGGCCGAATCCTTCAACTTCGCCCGCCTCGGACTGGGCGCGACGATCCTGAGCAACCGGCTCGTGCAGAGCTCCGATTGCGAGGCGCTGTATTTTTACAAGCTCGACAGCCGCTACGCGGAACGCGACGCGTTCCTGAGCAGCCGCCGCGGCGTTTATTTCACTTCGGCCATGAAGAGCTTCGAGCGGATGTTGCTGGATCCGGAACGGAGCGAAAAGCAGTTTTTTCCAACGTGCGGCGGCGACGTTTCTTCTGGTTGA
- a CDS encoding M55 family metallopeptidase, protein MKIYISADMEGCTGVTDVHQTMNGRPEYAFGCKMELHDVRAAAEGALEAGADEVLVNDAHGRKINVDINGLGSRVRLLSGTPKPLGMMEGCSGSDGVFFIGYHAMAGTPVAVLDHTISGGTVYSITLNGVEMGELGLNAAVASSFGLPVALVEGDDALEREVRAQLGAAPVYARVKVAKGRLAADCLSPADSYGYIKAKAKEAVERLKARQIPLFDIGDGSYDLRVTFHTTTQCDAAIQIPALERLGGRTVRVRGRGMAEMRRWTGAIIGLAGTANG, encoded by the coding sequence ATGAAAATTTACATCAGCGCCGATATGGAAGGCTGCACCGGCGTGACCGACGTTCATCAGACCATGAACGGACGTCCCGAATACGCCTTCGGCTGCAAGATGGAACTGCACGACGTGCGCGCCGCCGCCGAGGGCGCGCTGGAAGCCGGCGCCGACGAAGTACTGGTCAACGACGCGCACGGGCGCAAGATCAACGTCGACATCAACGGCCTGGGCAGTCGCGTGCGCCTGCTCAGCGGCACGCCCAAGCCCCTGGGCATGATGGAAGGCTGCTCGGGAAGCGACGGCGTTTTCTTCATCGGCTACCACGCCATGGCCGGCACTCCCGTCGCCGTGCTCGATCACACTATCTCCGGCGGCACGGTCTATTCCATTACGCTCAACGGCGTGGAGATGGGCGAACTGGGACTGAACGCCGCCGTCGCCTCCTCCTTCGGCCTGCCGGTAGCGCTGGTCGAGGGTGACGACGCATTGGAGCGCGAAGTCCGCGCGCAGCTCGGCGCGGCTCCCGTCTACGCGCGGGTGAAAGTCGCCAAAGGCCGTCTGGCGGCGGACTGCCTGTCGCCGGCGGATTCCTACGGCTATATCAAGGCGAAGGCGAAGGAAGCCGTCGAGCGCCTGAAAGCGCGCCAAATCCCGCTTTTCGACATCGGCGACGGCAGCTACGACCTGCGCGTCACGTTCCATACGACGACGCAGTGCGACGCGGCCATCCAAATTCCCGCGCTCGAACGCCTCGGCGGCCGCACCGTGCGCGTCCGCGGCCGCGGCATGGCGGAAATGCGCCGCTGGACCGGCGCGATCATCGGCCTGGCGGGGACGGCCAACGGTTGA
- a CDS encoding ABC transporter ATP-binding protein, which produces MTDDKTLLRVENLNAWFYTEEGIVKALENVSFSVARGEILGLVGETGCGKSVTSACIMRLIPSPPGKIIGGKILFEGEDLAQATPERMRQIRGKDIAMIFQDPMSSLNPVFTVGRQVEEAIRVHNPDMGAAQIHERAAEMFKKVNIPDPEKSMKRYPHQFSGGMKQRVMIAMALSCNPRMLIADEPTTALDVSIQAQILSLIKDLQKDFGSSIMLISHDLGVIATMAQKVAVMYAGSIIEYGSVRQIFEHPLHPYTQGLLGAIPRLDQAQEYLEVIPGALPNLLHLPEGCKFRARCLRATERCALARPAAVEAEEGHKVACYEYR; this is translated from the coding sequence ATGACTGACGATAAAACGCTGCTTCGCGTCGAAAATCTGAACGCATGGTTCTACACGGAAGAAGGAATCGTCAAGGCTCTGGAAAACGTCAGTTTCAGCGTCGCCCGCGGCGAGATCCTGGGGCTGGTCGGCGAGACGGGCTGCGGCAAGTCGGTGACCTCGGCCTGCATCATGCGTTTGATTCCGTCGCCGCCGGGAAAGATCATCGGCGGCAAAATTCTGTTCGAGGGCGAAGACCTCGCGCAGGCGACGCCGGAACGGATGCGCCAGATCCGCGGCAAGGATATTGCCATGATCTTTCAGGATCCAATGAGTTCCCTGAATCCCGTCTTCACGGTAGGGCGTCAGGTGGAAGAGGCGATCCGCGTTCACAATCCCGATATGGGCGCGGCGCAGATTCACGAACGCGCCGCGGAGATGTTCAAAAAAGTCAATATTCCCGATCCCGAAAAGTCGATGAAGCGCTATCCGCATCAGTTTTCGGGCGGCATGAAACAGCGCGTCATGATTGCCATGGCGCTGTCGTGCAATCCCCGTATGCTGATCGCCGACGAGCCGACGACGGCGCTCGACGTTTCCATTCAGGCGCAGATCCTGTCGCTGATCAAGGATTTGCAGAAGGATTTCGGCAGCAGCATCATGCTGATCTCCCACGACCTCGGCGTGATCGCCACGATGGCACAGAAAGTGGCCGTCATGTACGCTGGCAGCATCATCGAATACGGCTCAGTCCGCCAGATCTTCGAACATCCGCTTCACCCTTATACGCAGGGGTTGCTGGGAGCCATTCCCCGCCTCGATCAGGCGCAGGAATATCTGGAAGTCATTCCCGGCGCGCTGCCCAATCTGCTGCACCTGCCGGAAGGCTGCAAGTTCCGCGCTCGCTGTTTGCGCGCCACGGAGCGCTGCGCTCTGGCGCGCCCGGCGGCCGTGGAGGCGGAGGAAGGACATAAGGTGGCCTGCTATGAATATCGTTGA
- the opp1C gene encoding nickel/cobalt ABC transporter permease, which produces MNSQRRTQTHAALVWRRLRRSKTAVVGLIIVAVYLFLAVCGPWLAPYDPYFQDLNISYLRPCMAHWLGCDEFGRDILSRLLYGARVSLVIQFWAVMISLAVGTFLGSASGYFGGKVDEIVMRLMDVMMAFPGILLALAIVAILGPSLTNLIVAIGINSVPGFSRVSRGAVISVKKNDYVTAARAIGESDLSILFRYVLPNAISPIIVQTTMRMATVLLTAAGLGFLGLGVQPPSPEWGTMLSAARVYLRSAPHVAIIPGVTIMIVVLGFNFFGDGLQDALNPRLKE; this is translated from the coding sequence ATGAATAGTCAGAGGAGAACGCAAACTCACGCGGCGCTGGTATGGCGTCGTCTGCGCCGGAGCAAGACGGCGGTCGTCGGTCTGATCATTGTGGCCGTCTATCTGTTTCTGGCAGTCTGCGGCCCGTGGCTGGCGCCGTACGATCCTTATTTCCAGGATCTGAATATTTCCTATCTGCGCCCCTGTATGGCTCACTGGCTGGGCTGCGACGAATTCGGACGCGACATCCTCAGCCGTCTGCTTTACGGCGCGCGCGTCTCGCTGGTGATTCAGTTCTGGGCGGTGATGATCTCGCTGGCGGTGGGGACGTTCCTCGGCTCGGCTAGCGGCTACTTCGGCGGCAAGGTCGACGAGATCGTCATGCGCCTGATGGACGTCATGATGGCTTTTCCCGGCATTCTGTTGGCTCTGGCAATCGTCGCCATCCTCGGGCCAAGTCTGACGAATCTGATCGTCGCTATCGGCATCAATTCAGTGCCGGGGTTTTCGCGCGTGTCGCGCGGCGCGGTGATCAGCGTCAAGAAAAACGATTACGTGACGGCGGCGCGGGCGATCGGCGAGAGCGATCTGTCGATCCTGTTCCGCTATGTGCTGCCCAACGCCATTTCGCCGATCATCGTGCAGACGACGATGCGCATGGCGACGGTGCTGCTGACGGCCGCGGGGCTGGGCTTTCTCGGGTTGGGGGTGCAGCCGCCGTCTCCCGAATGGGGAACGATGCTTTCCGCCGCCCGGGTGTACCTGCGCTCCGCCCCTCATGTCGCGATCATTCCCGGCGTGACGATCATGATCGTCGTCCTCGGCTTCAATTTCTTTGGAGACGGACTTCAGGACGCGTTGAATCCCCGTTTGAAGGAGTAA
- a CDS encoding ABC transporter permease → MGKYILRRLVMSVPVMIGVSIVAFLIMHLTPGDPALLLAGPDATIEDVRLIRDRFGLDDPLPVQYVRFVKGVFDGSLESMKYEVPAIGLIASRLKNTAVLAGAAMLLAVALGVLAGILSAVRRYSWIDYLSTSLALIGVSMPAFWLAIMLVMLFAVELGWLPAAGMGGVRHIVLPAVVLGTGSAGIIARMTRSTMMDVLRQDYVTTARAKGLTERVVVYLHALRNAMIPTVTIIGMQIGSLLTGAVLTESVFAWPGVGRLLVDSILGRDYPVVQATLLVVAFIYVGANLLVDILYAFLDPRIRYE, encoded by the coding sequence ATGGGGAAGTACATTCTTCGCAGACTTGTGATGTCCGTTCCTGTCATGATCGGCGTCTCCATTGTCGCGTTTCTCATCATGCACCTGACTCCGGGCGATCCGGCGCTGCTGCTTGCCGGCCCCGACGCGACGATCGAAGATGTTCGGCTGATCCGCGACCGGTTCGGTTTGGACGATCCTCTGCCCGTCCAGTATGTGCGGTTTGTCAAGGGAGTTTTCGACGGTTCGCTTGAATCGATGAAATACGAGGTTCCCGCAATCGGCCTGATCGCATCGCGGCTGAAGAACACAGCGGTTCTCGCCGGAGCGGCGATGCTGCTCGCGGTCGCTCTGGGGGTGCTGGCGGGAATTCTCTCGGCGGTGCGGCGGTATTCGTGGATCGATTATCTTTCCACGTCGCTGGCGCTGATCGGAGTCTCGATGCCGGCTTTCTGGCTGGCGATCATGCTGGTCATGCTGTTCGCCGTCGAACTGGGGTGGCTGCCGGCCGCCGGCATGGGCGGCGTGCGGCACATTGTTCTTCCTGCCGTCGTGCTGGGTACGGGATCGGCGGGAATCATCGCGCGCATGACCCGCTCGACGATGATGGACGTGCTGCGCCAGGATTATGTGACGACGGCTCGCGCCAAGGGGCTGACGGAGCGCGTCGTCGTGTATCTGCACGCGCTCCGAAACGCCATGATCCCCACGGTGACCATAATCGGCATGCAGATCGGTTCGCTGCTGACGGGAGCCGTTCTCACCGAATCAGTCTTCGCCTGGCCGGGGGTGGGACGTCTGCTGGTCGATTCGATTCTGGGGCGCGACTATCCCGTGGTGCAGGCGACGCTGCTGGTGGTGGCTTTTATCTACGTAGGGGCCAACCTTTTGGTCGATATCCTTTACGCTTTTCTCGATCCGAGGATCCGCTATGAATAG
- a CDS encoding ABC transporter ATP-binding protein, protein MNIVEVKDLRMCFPILKGVLFHSVAGYVKAVDGVSFSIPEGETLGLVGESGSGKSTVGNMLLRLLKPTSGEILYRGRSILGLSPQEEREFRSRVQMVFQNPFASLNPRMIVGDIIGRVLRVQRPELKRDEVRDLVLNGMQEVGLKVEHMTRYPHEFSGGQRQRIAIARALISSPEFVVLDEPTSALDVSVQAQILNLFKDIQKKRHLSYLFISHNLSVIRHISHRIAVMYLGSLMEFCDRQELFRNPLHPYTQALLRSIPKPYVTGEDISDKIIKGDIPSPIDPPAGCRFNTRCPQATDECRSVRPQWREARDGHWVACHQV, encoded by the coding sequence ATGAATATCGTTGAAGTCAAAGATCTTCGCATGTGCTTCCCGATTCTGAAGGGCGTGCTCTTCCATTCGGTCGCGGGGTACGTCAAGGCCGTGGACGGCGTTTCCTTCTCCATCCCCGAGGGCGAGACGTTGGGGCTGGTCGGCGAGTCGGGCAGCGGTAAATCCACCGTGGGCAACATGCTGCTGCGCCTGCTCAAACCGACGTCGGGCGAGATCCTGTACCGGGGACGGTCGATCCTCGGCCTTTCGCCGCAGGAGGAGCGCGAATTCCGCAGCCGGGTGCAGATGGTCTTCCAAAATCCATTCGCCTCGCTGAATCCGCGTATGATCGTCGGCGACATCATCGGCCGCGTTCTGAGAGTGCAGCGTCCCGAGCTGAAAAGAGACGAAGTGCGCGATCTGGTGCTGAACGGCATGCAGGAAGTAGGCCTTAAAGTCGAGCACATGACGCGCTATCCGCACGAATTCTCCGGCGGCCAGCGCCAGCGCATCGCCATCGCCCGGGCGCTGATCTCGTCCCCCGAGTTCGTCGTCCTCGACGAGCCGACTTCGGCGCTCGACGTCTCCGTGCAGGCGCAGATCCTCAACCTGTTCAAGGATATTCAAAAGAAAAGACATCTTTCGTATCTGTTCATCAGCCATAATCTCTCGGTGATCCGTCACATCAGCCACCGCATCGCCGTGATGTACCTCGGCAGCCTGATGGAATTCTGCGACCGGCAGGAGCTGTTCCGCAACCCGCTTCATCCGTACACGCAAGCGCTGCTGCGCAGCATTCCCAAACCCTACGTCACCGGCGAGGACATTTCCGACAAGATCATCAAAGGAGACATTCCCAGCCCGATTGACCCGCCGGCTGGGTGCCGTTTCAACACGCGCTGTCCGCAGGCGACCGACGAATGCCGGAGCGTGCGTCCGCAGTGGAGAGAGGCGCGCGACGGGCACTGGGTCGCGTGCCATCAGGTTTAG
- a CDS encoding threonine aldolase family protein: protein MIDLRSDTLTLPDRPMLETILSAPLGDDGRLDEEGRGEDATVNKLEDMAASLTGKEAALFCASGTMGNQAALLTWCRPGDTVLVDELQHLDRSEKTAFEPRFGQMEKAFYKFDADGMPDPADMERTLREKSVKLICVENSHNYTGGTCITPERMAAVRRLADKYGVPVHMDGARVFNAAAYLGVSAKELAQYADTLMFCVSKGLGAPVGSLLCGSKNFIGKAKDTRKLLGGAMRQAGVVAAPAIYALEHNIERLREDNENAAYCASLLTGLRKTLVQKNVQTNIMMLDVKDSGVTPREFCERAREKGLLIRPIINTSVRLVFYKGITRRDAERAAAIIREIDAAL, encoded by the coding sequence ATGATCGATTTAAGAAGCGATACGCTTACGCTCCCGGACCGCCCCATGCTGGAGACGATCCTGTCGGCGCCGTTGGGCGACGACGGACGGCTGGACGAGGAAGGACGCGGCGAAGACGCAACGGTCAACAAACTGGAGGACATGGCGGCCTCTCTCACGGGCAAGGAAGCCGCGCTGTTCTGCGCCTCCGGCACGATGGGCAACCAGGCCGCCCTGCTGACCTGGTGCCGCCCCGGCGACACCGTGCTGGTCGACGAGCTGCAGCACCTCGACCGCAGCGAAAAAACCGCCTTCGAGCCGCGCTTCGGGCAGATGGAAAAAGCTTTTTACAAATTCGACGCCGACGGCATGCCCGACCCGGCCGACATGGAACGAACGCTCAGGGAAAAATCCGTCAAGCTGATCTGCGTCGAGAACTCCCACAATTACACCGGCGGGACCTGTATCACGCCGGAACGCATGGCCGCCGTCCGCCGCCTGGCCGATAAATACGGCGTGCCGGTCCACATGGACGGCGCGCGCGTTTTCAACGCCGCCGCGTATCTCGGCGTTTCCGCGAAGGAATTGGCCCAATACGCCGACACGCTCATGTTCTGCGTCTCCAAGGGGCTGGGAGCGCCCGTGGGATCCCTTCTCTGCGGGTCGAAAAACTTCATCGGCAAAGCCAAGGACACCCGCAAGCTGCTCGGCGGCGCCATGCGTCAGGCCGGCGTTGTCGCCGCGCCCGCCATCTACGCGCTGGAGCACAATATAGAGCGTCTGAGGGAGGACAACGAAAACGCCGCGTACTGCGCTTCGCTGCTGACGGGGCTGAGAAAAACGCTCGTGCAGAAAAACGTGCAGACCAACATCATGATGCTCGACGTAAAGGACTCCGGCGTCACGCCTCGGGAATTCTGCGAGCGCGCCAGGGAAAAGGGGTTGCTGATCCGTCCCATCATCAACACCTCGGTGCGGCTTGTCTTTTACAAAGGCATCACGCGCCGTGACGCGGAACGGGCCGCAGCCATCATCCGCGAGATCGACGCGGCGCTTTGA
- a CDS encoding ABC transporter substrate-binding protein, with translation MKFYHTALLALVGAALLAAEPILALDKDVLTVVKYAEVISLDPQDITDTPSEDLNRKIYEGLVDFNMSLDVVPKLAKSWEISEDRLTWTFKLREGVTFHSGAPFNAEAVKVNFDRILNGRYKRTSLYQPIIKEVRVVDEYTVAFDLKQPFGPFLNNLAHTAGLILDPSYVKDPKKNAKIKRQPSGTGPFKFEEWEPGDYVKMSAFEDYWQGKPKLKGLIYKFAPEPSTRAMLVETGEAHVGQSIDTNDVERLKTRDDVEMRIFPNITVYTLVVNTSDAILGDVRVRQALSHSVDRQGICDKILHGNAVPAYSIISPMINCAAGQNNMIAYDPELSKKLLAEAGWDKIGKDGIRTNAEGKRLSVELWTSSKSAIIPEAYIGFARAVGMEIKLQTMDWATLNSRIELPEEKNKAQIFMMGWSPSTGDADWVYRPLLASWLVPPMGQNQSFYRNEIVDQGIKDGMRESDNALRKAAYEKIEEQLIADQPRIPIYSIKNLYAVRKEVKNLDIYPINFVMVNHLTYVE, from the coding sequence ATGAAGTTTTACCATACCGCGCTGCTCGCGCTCGTGGGGGCGGCTCTGCTCGCCGCCGAACCGATTCTGGCTCTAGACAAGGACGTTCTGACCGTCGTAAAGTACGCAGAAGTCATTTCGCTCGATCCCCAGGACATCACCGACACGCCGTCCGAAGACCTGAACCGCAAGATCTACGAGGGACTCGTCGACTTCAACATGTCGTTGGACGTCGTTCCCAAGCTGGCCAAAAGCTGGGAAATCTCCGAAGACAGACTGACCTGGACGTTCAAACTCCGCGAAGGCGTCACGTTCCACAGCGGCGCGCCCTTCAACGCCGAGGCCGTCAAGGTTAACTTCGACCGCATCCTGAACGGACGCTACAAGAGGACATCGCTCTATCAGCCCATCATCAAGGAAGTGCGCGTCGTCGACGAATACACCGTGGCGTTCGACCTCAAGCAGCCCTTCGGCCCCTTCCTCAACAATCTGGCCCACACCGCCGGCCTGATCCTCGACCCCAGCTACGTCAAGGATCCCAAGAAAAACGCCAAAATCAAGCGCCAGCCCTCCGGCACCGGCCCGTTCAAGTTCGAGGAATGGGAACCCGGCGACTACGTGAAAATGTCCGCGTTCGAAGATTACTGGCAGGGCAAGCCCAAACTGAAGGGCCTGATCTACAAGTTCGCGCCCGAGCCCTCGACGCGCGCCATGCTCGTCGAAACCGGCGAAGCCCACGTCGGTCAGTCCATCGACACCAACGACGTGGAACGGCTCAAAACCCGAGACGATGTTGAGATGCGCATCTTCCCCAACATCACCGTTTACACGCTTGTCGTCAACACCAGCGACGCAATCCTCGGCGACGTGCGCGTGCGTCAGGCTTTGAGCCACAGCGTCGACCGCCAGGGCATCTGCGACAAGATCCTGCACGGCAACGCCGTTCCAGCTTACAGCATCATCTCCCCAATGATCAACTGCGCCGCCGGTCAGAACAACATGATCGCCTACGACCCCGAGCTGTCCAAAAAACTGCTCGCGGAGGCCGGCTGGGACAAAATCGGCAAAGACGGCATCCGCACCAACGCCGAAGGCAAGCGCCTGAGCGTCGAACTGTGGACCTCCAGCAAGAGCGCCATCATCCCCGAAGCCTATATCGGCTTCGCCCGGGCCGTCGGCATGGAAATCAAGCTCCAGACCATGGACTGGGCGACGCTGAACTCCCGCATCGAATTGCCCGAAGAGAAGAATAAGGCGCAGATTTTCATGATGGGCTGGAGCCCCTCCACCGGCGACGCCGATTGGGTGTATCGTCCGCTGCTCGCTTCCTGGCTGGTGCCTCCGATGGGACAGAACCAGAGCTTCTACCGCAACGAGATCGTCGACCAGGGCATCAAAGACGGCATGCGCGAATCCGACAACGCCCTGCGCAAGGCCGCCTACGAAAAGATCGAAGAACAGCTGATCGCCGACCAGCCCCGCATCCCCATCTACTCTATCAAGAACCTGTACGCCGTGCGCAAGGAAGTGAAGAACCTCGACATTTACCCGATCAACTTCGTCATGGTGAACCATCTGACCTACGTGGAATAA